A single genomic interval of Litoreibacter ponti harbors:
- a CDS encoding Rrf2 family transcriptional regulator, with translation MKLSTKGRYAMVALADLAQNQSGGLVSLGEISKRQDVSLPYLEQLFVKLRRAGLVESVRGPGGGYKLARPPEAIRVSEVLEAVDETVSAMHTGAGASGALSGSKAQSMTNRLWESLSAHVYVFLHQTRLSDVVGNELTPCPAVPTLFTVVDES, from the coding sequence ATGAAACTGAGCACCAAGGGCCGCTACGCCATGGTCGCCTTGGCGGACCTCGCCCAGAACCAGTCGGGCGGGCTGGTCTCTCTTGGCGAGATTTCCAAACGTCAGGACGTCTCGCTGCCCTATCTCGAGCAGCTCTTCGTCAAGCTGCGCCGCGCGGGGCTGGTAGAGTCCGTGCGCGGCCCCGGTGGGGGCTACAAGCTGGCCCGCCCGCCAGAGGCGATCCGGGTGTCCGAGGTGCTCGAGGCCGTGGACGAGACGGTATCGGCCATGCACACCGGCGCGGGCGCGTCAGGCGCGCTGTCGGGATCAAAAGCGCAGAGCATGACCAACCGGCTGTGGGAAAGCCTGAGCGCCCATGTCTACGTGTTTTTGCATCAGACCCGGCTTTCGGATGTCGTAGGCAACGAGTTGACCCCGTGCCCGGCAGTGCCGACCCTCTTTACCGTGGTGGACGAGTCCTGA
- a CDS encoding YbjQ family protein, which translates to MIVTTTNNIEGHKVTAYHGIVVGEAIMGANIVRDLFAQVTDIVGGRSGMYEAKLQDARDTAISELKDRAREFGADAVVGVDLDYEVVGQSMLMVSASGTAVSVTPDGTVR; encoded by the coding sequence ATGATCGTCACCACGACGAACAATATCGAAGGCCACAAGGTCACGGCCTACCACGGCATCGTGGTGGGCGAGGCGATCATGGGGGCCAACATCGTGCGCGATCTCTTCGCGCAGGTCACCGACATCGTCGGTGGCCGCTCAGGCATGTATGAGGCCAAGCTGCAGGACGCCCGCGACACGGCGATCAGCGAGCTGAAAGACCGCGCGCGCGAGTTTGGGGCCGATGCGGTCGTGGGCGTCGATCTGGACTATGAAGTGGTCGGCCAGTCGATGCTGATGGTCTCGGCCTCCGGCACGGCCGTCAGCGTCACCCCCGATGGGACTGTCCGGTAA
- the sufB gene encoding Fe-S cluster assembly protein SufB, producing MALEDVVDNVKEGVDQDTVDAVREVGGKYKYGWETEIEMDYAPKGVNEDIVRLISAKNEEPEWMTEWRLEAFRRWEKMTEPEWAMVDYPKIDYQDQYYYASPKSMAEKPKSLDDVDPKLLETYKKLGIPLKEQMILAGVEGAEDLTDAPRKVAVDAVFDSVSVGTTFQAELKKAGVIFCSISEAIREHPELVKKYLGSVVPQSDNYFATLNSAVFSDGSFVYVPPGVRCPMELSTYFRINAENTGQFERTLIIADKESYVSYLEGCTAPMRDTNQLHAAVVELVLLDDAEIKYSTVQNWYPGDENGKGGIYNFVTKRADCRGDRSKVMWTQVETGSAVTWKYPSCILRGEESQGEFYSIAIANNMQQADTGTKMIHLGKNTKSRIVSKGISAGKAQNTYRGLVSMHPKAKNSRNYTQCDSLLIGDKCGAHTVPYIEVKNNSSRVEHEATTSKVDDDQLFYCRQRGMDEEEAVALVVNGFCKEVLQALPMEFAMEAQQLVAISLEGSVG from the coding sequence ATGGCGCTAGAGGATGTGGTCGACAACGTCAAAGAGGGCGTGGATCAGGACACCGTGGATGCGGTGCGCGAAGTTGGCGGCAAGTACAAGTACGGCTGGGAAACCGAGATCGAGATGGACTACGCGCCCAAGGGCGTGAACGAGGACATCGTACGGCTGATTTCCGCCAAGAACGAAGAGCCCGAGTGGATGACCGAGTGGCGGCTGGAAGCCTTCCGCCGCTGGGAAAAGATGACCGAGCCGGAGTGGGCGATGGTCGACTACCCCAAGATCGACTATCAGGATCAGTATTACTACGCGTCGCCCAAGAGCATGGCGGAGAAGCCAAAATCGCTCGATGATGTCGACCCGAAGCTGCTGGAAACCTACAAGAAGCTGGGCATCCCGCTGAAGGAACAGATGATCCTGGCGGGCGTCGAAGGCGCCGAAGATCTGACCGACGCGCCGCGCAAGGTCGCGGTGGATGCGGTGTTTGACTCCGTGTCCGTAGGCACGACTTTCCAGGCGGAGCTGAAGAAGGCGGGCGTCATCTTCTGCTCGATCTCGGAGGCGATCCGTGAGCATCCCGAGCTGGTGAAGAAGTACCTCGGCTCCGTGGTGCCGCAATCGGACAACTACTTCGCGACGCTGAACTCGGCCGTCTTCTCGGACGGCTCGTTTGTCTACGTGCCGCCGGGCGTGCGCTGCCCGATGGAGCTGTCGACCTATTTCCGCATCAACGCGGAAAACACCGGCCAGTTTGAGCGCACCCTGATCATCGCCGACAAAGAGAGCTACGTCAGCTACCTTGAAGGCTGCACCGCGCCGATGCGCGACACTAACCAGCTGCACGCGGCGGTGGTGGAGCTGGTGCTGCTCGACGATGCCGAGATCAAGTATTCGACCGTACAGAACTGGTATCCGGGCGACGAGAACGGCAAGGGCGGCATCTACAACTTCGTCACCAAACGTGCCGATTGCCGCGGTGACCGCTCCAAGGTGATGTGGACCCAGGTCGAGACCGGCTCCGCCGTGACCTGGAAATACCCGTCCTGCATCCTGCGCGGCGAGGAAAGCCAAGGCGAGTTCTACTCGATCGCGATTGCCAACAACATGCAGCAGGCCGACACCGGCACGAAGATGATCCACTTGGGCAAGAACACCAAGTCGCGGATCGTGTCGAAAGGCATCTCGGCGGGCAAGGCGCAGAACACCTATCGCGGGCTCGTCTCGATGCACCCGAAGGCCAAGAATTCGCGCAACTACACCCAATGCGACAGCTTGCTGATTGGCGACAAATGCGGGGCGCACACGGTGCCGTATATCGAGGTGAAGAACAACTCGAGCCGGGTGGAGCACGAGGCAACGACCTCCAAGGTCGATGACGACCAGCTCTTCTACTGCCGCCAGCGCGGCATGGACGAGGAAGAGGCCGTGGCGCTTGTAGTCAACGGTTTCTGCAAGGAAGTCCTGCAGGCCCTGCCGATGGAATTCGCCATGGAAGCCCAACAGCTGGTAGCGATCTCCCTGGAAGGCTCGGTGGGATGA
- a CDS encoding cysteine desulfurase family protein yields MARVYLDYNATAPLRTVARDAMIAAMDVVGNPSSVHAEGRAAKGLIERARAQISDAFGASGADIIFTSSATEAADLGLYGGPMIHDSPAFFECAEIEHDAVIGNCMHTLATDRNGRVEVSERVDTVALQLANSETGVIQNLPHGLGFSDMTQAFGKIPCAFSWTQAQRAIISAHKIGGPKGVGALVIKQGTDVRAQIKGGGQEMGRRSGTENVIGIAGFGAAAAAAAQDLADGVWDRVAELRNILEKAIEARAKNTIFVGKGSERLPNTSCFATPGWKGETQVMAMDLAGFAVSAGSACSSGKVKASRVVTAMGYDALTASSTLRVSLGPETTEEQVLRFADAWLAAEQKFHARAA; encoded by the coding sequence ATGGCGCGGGTCTATCTGGATTACAACGCCACGGCGCCTTTGCGCACGGTGGCGCGGGACGCGATGATCGCGGCGATGGATGTGGTGGGCAACCCGTCCTCGGTCCATGCCGAGGGGCGCGCGGCAAAAGGGCTGATTGAGCGGGCTCGCGCGCAGATCTCGGACGCGTTTGGGGCGTCGGGGGCGGATATCATCTTCACCTCATCGGCCACTGAGGCGGCGGATCTTGGTCTCTATGGAGGGCCGATGATCCATGACAGCCCGGCGTTTTTCGAATGCGCCGAGATTGAGCATGATGCGGTGATCGGCAATTGCATGCACACGCTGGCCACGGACAGGAACGGGAGGGTGGAGGTGAGCGAGCGCGTCGACACTGTCGCGCTGCAATTGGCCAATAGCGAGACAGGCGTGATCCAGAACCTGCCCCACGGTCTGGGCTTTTCGGACATGACGCAGGCGTTTGGCAAAATTCCGTGCGCGTTTTCGTGGACCCAAGCGCAGCGGGCGATCATCTCCGCGCACAAGATCGGCGGGCCAAAAGGCGTCGGCGCGCTGGTGATCAAACAAGGCACGGATGTTCGGGCCCAGATCAAGGGTGGCGGGCAAGAGATGGGCCGCCGCTCGGGCACGGAGAACGTGATCGGCATCGCCGGATTTGGGGCCGCAGCGGCGGCTGCGGCACAAGATTTGGCCGATGGGGTCTGGGATCGGGTTGCGGAACTTAGAAATATTCTAGAAAAGGCCATTGAGGCCCGCGCAAAGAATACTATTTTTGTCGGGAAAGGGTCTGAACGCCTGCCCAACACCTCGTGCTTCGCCACCCCCGGCTGGAAAGGCGAGACGCAGGTGATGGCGATGGACCTTGCGGGGTTTGCCGTCTCGGCGGGGTCGGCGTGCTCCAGCGGCAAGGTCAAGGCCAGCCGCGTGGTCACGGCCATGGGATATGACGCGCTCACGGCCTCGAGCACCCTGCGGGTGTCCCTGGGGCCGGAGACGACGGAAGAACAGGTGCTGCGCTTCGCGGATGCGTGGCTGGCGGCAGAACAGAAATTTCACGCCCGCGCGGCGTGA
- a CDS encoding alpha/beta hydrolase has translation MPEVIFPGPEGRLEGRYHPHKGMRDAPIAIILHPHPQFGGTMNNRVVYNLHYTFHNMGFNVLRFNFRGVGRSQGEYDQGIGELSDAASALDYLQSMNQNAKHCWVAGFSFGAWIGMQLLMRRPEITGFISVSPPANMYDFSFLAPCPSSGLIINGLGDRVAPPQDTVTLVNKLHEQKGITITHQEVEGAGHFFENDHMDTLTGSVEEYVQRRLTEKTR, from the coding sequence ATGCCCGAAGTGATTTTTCCCGGACCAGAAGGCCGCCTCGAGGGCCGTTACCATCCGCACAAAGGCATGCGCGACGCCCCCATCGCGATCATCCTGCACCCGCACCCGCAATTCGGCGGCACGATGAACAACCGGGTCGTCTACAATCTGCATTACACATTCCATAACATGGGCTTCAACGTGCTGCGGTTCAACTTCCGCGGCGTGGGCCGCAGTCAGGGCGAATACGATCAGGGCATCGGCGAGCTCAGCGACGCGGCCTCGGCGCTGGATTACCTTCAGTCGATGAACCAGAACGCCAAGCATTGCTGGGTCGCAGGCTTCTCCTTTGGCGCGTGGATCGGGATGCAGCTGTTGATGCGCCGCCCCGAGATCACCGGCTTCATCTCCGTCTCGCCGCCTGCGAACATGTATGACTTCTCCTTCCTTGCCCCCTGCCCGTCCTCGGGCCTGATCATCAACGGTCTGGGCGACCGCGTGGCGCCGCCCCAGGACACCGTGACGCTGGTCAACAAGCTGCACGAACAAAAAGGCATCACCATCACCCACCAAGAGGTCGAGGGCGCGGGCCACTTCTTCGAGAACGACCATATGGACACGCTCACCGGGTCCGTGGAAGAATATGTGCAACGCCGCCTGACAGAGAAGACGCGCTAA